A part of Agrobacterium vitis genomic DNA contains:
- a CDS encoding alpha/beta hydrolase, producing MSTDALSFFQEGSNGSGILLVHGLTGAPAEMRLVARQLHRRGYSVYAPLLAGHGTDEAALRKTRWQDWLESVEEAGQVLASRVDAAFAAGICAGGKLALMAADRQPLTLRAAAIYSPCFHYDGWDIPRHYNFMARNIRWLAKIPFLDRLRFHETRSLGIKDDRLRNKIAAMNGDGVLESFPGKGLVEMDKLGRVLKARLPSMQTPTLIVHSLEDDVSSPSHAQYISSHLGGPRELHWLRDSYHMIHMDRQHRHVADLTADFFEAHYVPDRA from the coding sequence ATGAGCACCGATGCGCTGTCCTTTTTTCAGGAAGGAAGCAATGGCAGCGGCATCCTTCTTGTCCATGGTCTGACCGGAGCGCCGGCAGAAATGCGATTGGTGGCCCGGCAATTGCACCGGCGCGGATATTCGGTCTATGCTCCGCTTCTGGCAGGCCACGGAACGGACGAAGCGGCCTTGCGCAAGACGCGCTGGCAGGATTGGCTTGAGAGCGTCGAGGAGGCCGGACAGGTTCTGGCCTCACGGGTCGATGCGGCCTTTGCCGCTGGCATTTGCGCTGGTGGAAAGCTGGCGCTGATGGCGGCGGACCGCCAGCCTTTGACCCTTCGTGCGGCGGCCATCTACTCGCCCTGCTTCCATTATGATGGCTGGGACATTCCCCGCCATTACAATTTCATGGCCCGCAATATTCGCTGGCTGGCGAAGATTCCGTTCCTGGATCGGTTGAGGTTTCACGAAACCCGCTCGCTCGGCATCAAGGACGACCGGCTGCGCAACAAGATTGCCGCCATGAATGGCGACGGCGTGCTGGAGAGCTTCCCCGGCAAGGGATTGGTGGAAATGGACAAGCTCGGGCGGGTGCTGAAAGCCCGGCTGCCTTCGATGCAGACGCCGACGCTGATCGTTCATTCGCTTGAGGACGATGTCAGCAGCCCAAGCCATGCCCAATATATCTCATCCCATCTCGGCGGGCCGCGTGAACTACATTGGCTGCGGGACAGCTATCACATGATCCATATGGACCGCCAGCATCGGCATGTCGCCGATCTGACTGCGGATTTTTTCGAGGCTCATTATGTACCGGACCGCGCATAA
- a CDS encoding GNAT family N-acetyltransferase → MESTVPEDVRSNHVTLDVVRRLDARIATSIADIDRDDWDQCFPGEPEAYDYLLTVERAGIAGFEWCYATVYEGGYLVAAMPAFITRYALETTLEAGRVRDAIGRLRGIFPRFLTLPLACLGSPCTETGNLGFHPSVRPERHEMLFQAMLSSFEDYARTRKCVLGALKDIPQPVEAGIDRVIKDHGYAPLGGMPTAWLAIDFNDMDSYFARLSSSTRKDMRRKLRAREQVRIEYHTQFGDHLPRIMQLYNETRTRSEWQFEELTPAYFEGILNNMPGRSFCTLYFVGDELLAANLMVHNDHTLIDKFFCMDEKAGRPYNLYYLSWFENIGYCLKNGLTRYQSGQAYYSNKVRLGSRLTPNEMYFRHRNPVVQRLLRLVAHYFAADEASGVQLSEGEA, encoded by the coding sequence ATGGAATCTACGGTTCCAGAGGATGTCAGGTCAAACCATGTGACGCTTGATGTGGTGCGCCGCTTGGATGCTCGCATTGCAACCTCCATTGCCGATATCGACCGCGATGATTGGGACCAGTGTTTTCCGGGCGAGCCGGAAGCCTATGATTATTTGCTGACCGTGGAACGCGCTGGCATCGCTGGCTTCGAATGGTGTTACGCCACGGTCTACGAAGGCGGTTATCTTGTTGCGGCGATGCCGGCCTTCATCACCCGCTATGCCTTGGAGACCACGCTTGAAGCGGGCCGTGTCCGTGACGCGATCGGCAGGCTGCGCGGTATCTTTCCGAGATTCCTGACTTTGCCGCTCGCCTGTCTCGGCTCGCCTTGCACGGAGACCGGCAATCTTGGTTTTCACCCATCGGTCAGGCCGGAACGTCATGAAATGCTGTTTCAGGCCATGCTGAGCAGTTTTGAGGATTACGCCAGGACACGAAAATGCGTGCTGGGTGCGTTGAAGGATATTCCGCAGCCGGTGGAGGCCGGGATCGACCGCGTTATCAAGGACCATGGCTATGCGCCGCTGGGCGGCATGCCGACCGCCTGGCTTGCCATCGACTTCAACGATATGGACAGTTATTTTGCCCGACTGTCATCATCGACACGCAAGGACATGCGCCGCAAATTGCGGGCGCGAGAACAGGTCAGGATCGAATACCACACGCAATTCGGTGACCATCTGCCACGCATCATGCAGCTTTATAACGAAACGCGGACCCGCAGCGAATGGCAGTTTGAAGAGCTGACGCCGGCCTATTTCGAAGGCATCCTGAACAATATGCCCGGTCGGTCTTTCTGCACCCTGTATTTTGTTGGCGACGAATTGCTGGCAGCCAACCTGATGGTGCATAACGATCACACCCTGATCGACAAGTTTTTCTGCATGGATGAAAAGGCAGGTCGTCCCTACAATCTCTATTATCTCAGCTGGTTTGAGAATATCGGCTATTGCCTGAAGAACGGATTGACGCGCTATCAGAGCGGCCAGGCCTATTATAGCAACAAGGTGCGGCTGGGCAGCAGGCTGACGCCGAATGAAATGTATTTTCGCCACCGTAACCCGGTCGTTCAACGTCTGTTGCGCCTGGTCGCGCACTATTTCGCCGCAGATGAAGCGAGCGGCGTTCAACTGAGTGAGGGCGAGGCATGA
- a CDS encoding EamA family transporter yields MKLLRLSWLAVPVLNTAQQMFLKLGADQADTAHGSAFFEHVFLSHWFLAAVIAEIVCFIVWMSVLADLPLSKAFPLSAVSYVLIMTMAWFIFDEPVTLLTLVGTATILAGAWCIATASKSGI; encoded by the coding sequence ATGAAACTGCTTCGCCTGTCATGGCTGGCCGTGCCGGTACTGAACACTGCCCAGCAGATGTTTTTGAAATTAGGCGCAGATCAGGCCGATACCGCGCATGGATCGGCTTTCTTCGAACATGTCTTCCTGTCGCACTGGTTTCTTGCCGCTGTCATCGCGGAAATCGTCTGTTTTATCGTCTGGATGTCGGTGCTGGCCGATTTGCCGCTCAGCAAGGCATTTCCATTGTCCGCTGTCAGTTATGTGCTGATCATGACGATGGCCTGGTTCATCTTTGACGAACCGGTCACGCTTTTGACCCTGGTCGGAACCGCGACAATTCTGGCTGGCGCCTGGTGCATTGCGACGGCGTCAAAGTCTGGAATCTGA
- a CDS encoding MipA/OmpV family protein, with protein MSRITNPIIAGCLSCLLFSAYSSHAADTTADTDSRWTITLGGAVELAPSYPGSKQYTFGVIPSFDIRRFGEPEENSAPDDNLDYTVLSGHGFEVGPVVGFRDSRSSKSTNLDGLKNVEFDIDAGVFVQYWIKPDVWRVRSEVRQALSNGSGLVVDIGSDWFQPLSEKWLLSAGPRATFGDTSYMNKYFGVSAAEASRNGRINAFDASAGIKSVGFTVSATYTISPDMSVQLYNRFERLVGDAADSPVSSESRDEKPEHRWNCLQ; from the coding sequence TTGTCTCGCATCACAAATCCTATAATTGCTGGCTGTCTGTCATGTCTGCTGTTTTCTGCCTATAGCAGCCATGCCGCAGACACGACTGCCGACACGGATAGCCGCTGGACAATCACACTCGGAGGTGCTGTCGAACTGGCGCCCAGCTATCCCGGTTCCAAGCAATATACGTTCGGGGTCATTCCCTCCTTCGATATCCGGCGGTTCGGAGAGCCTGAGGAAAATTCAGCGCCTGACGATAATCTGGATTACACGGTGCTCAGCGGGCATGGATTTGAAGTGGGGCCGGTCGTTGGCTTTCGCGACAGCCGCTCCTCCAAATCGACCAATCTCGACGGGCTGAAAAACGTCGAATTCGATATCGATGCCGGTGTCTTCGTCCAATACTGGATCAAGCCGGATGTCTGGCGCGTCCGCTCGGAAGTCCGCCAGGCGCTGTCAAATGGCAGTGGATTGGTGGTCGATATCGGTTCGGACTGGTTTCAGCCGCTTTCCGAAAAATGGCTGCTCTCCGCCGGGCCGAGAGCCACCTTTGGCGACACATCCTATATGAACAAATATTTCGGCGTCTCCGCTGCCGAGGCCAGCCGCAATGGCCGCATCAATGCTTTCGATGCCAGCGCCGGGATAAAATCCGTGGGCTTCACCGTCTCGGCCACCTATACGATTTCGCCTGACATGTCGGTGCAGCTCTATAATCGCTTCGAGCGGCTGGTTGGCGATGCCGCCGATTCTCCTGTTTCCTCCGAGTCTCGGGACGAAAAACCAGAACATCGTTGGAATTGCCTTCAATAA
- a CDS encoding cellulose biosynthesis cyclic di-GMP-binding regulatory protein BcsB, with translation MKTAFALILMLLTGAGAALAQMTPFDMSPERNEMPGTLAPSLPATRPPVPAINTPIPGIPLSNRPVQQQRESLSRRYLLTAPVLKLQGELARQAMSIYLTPEQASAEAKLVLSYSNALVVAPEASNLLITINDTPVLNLPIRGGQSTQQNTISVPPGVLVPGFNRIGFAAEQRHRTDCTIQSTYELWTQLDAAKTYLTFADPDANGMKRLDDVRALGVDEKGRSHFTIVSPDFEQPSATPALLQLAQGLSLLSGVANGSFSFTKTMPARPAPGELVVVAATTSQMAGLIGINNAVNADTRKLNGTMAGFMALPGRPGVSVLAFSGPDWRDIKAIADNFVQFAQDGERRMLKTSAWRGVDTPILDKAGALSFAALGLPDQEFSGRRFSTDFTVGMPADFYANHYGTATILLDAAYSSKVLPGSQIVVTVNGHLATTVPITAKGGAVLRHYPIRVTLRHFHPGVNVIGLEAVMMTQEDSVCAPGETADKTARFALFGSSQFVMPPIAHLTQAPDLAATAALGFPFAAAKTPTMVVLGRNDDVTLAAAATVLGKFAASARHTLALEMASSPPRFSGRNAIFIGAAPDLPPQALANVQLKARGAGDGDLSTDVKLKSWRDKIDAGTVMEFFSNVDTWMKETFDLNLATVSLWPSAEAAYTLPQASSAFLSQSVDADGAILTTFSAPDRTLLQTGAVDIADLRNWTAISGRVSVYDARKQEIVVNEPTSVSLLSMQPLSISNMRLVAANWLSGNFVIYAGGLVLCAILLGLATNALMALLGRGHGPDKS, from the coding sequence GTGAAAACAGCTTTTGCCCTGATTTTGATGCTACTGACCGGCGCTGGGGCAGCCCTTGCCCAGATGACACCTTTCGACATGAGCCCGGAACGCAATGAAATGCCCGGCACGCTCGCACCCAGCTTGCCCGCGACCAGGCCGCCCGTCCCCGCCATCAATACGCCGATCCCTGGCATTCCCCTGTCCAATCGCCCGGTACAACAGCAAAGAGAGAGCCTGTCACGCCGTTACCTGCTGACGGCACCGGTTCTCAAACTGCAAGGCGAACTGGCCCGGCAAGCGATGTCGATTTATCTGACACCGGAACAAGCCTCTGCCGAGGCAAAGCTGGTGCTAAGCTATAGCAACGCGCTGGTGGTTGCGCCGGAAGCCTCCAACCTTCTTATCACTATCAATGACACACCGGTTCTAAACCTGCCGATCAGAGGTGGCCAGTCTACCCAGCAAAACACGATTTCCGTGCCGCCAGGCGTTCTTGTTCCGGGCTTCAACCGGATCGGTTTTGCCGCAGAGCAAAGGCACCGCACCGATTGCACCATCCAATCCACCTATGAATTGTGGACGCAGCTCGATGCGGCAAAAACCTATCTGACATTTGCGGACCCTGACGCCAACGGCATGAAACGTCTCGACGATGTGCGCGCACTTGGTGTCGACGAAAAAGGCCGCAGTCATTTCACCATTGTTTCACCGGATTTCGAACAGCCATCCGCCACTCCCGCTTTGCTCCAACTGGCCCAAGGCCTGTCATTGTTGAGCGGTGTGGCCAATGGCTCCTTCAGCTTCACGAAAACCATGCCAGCACGACCTGCCCCCGGCGAGCTTGTGGTCGTGGCGGCCACCACATCGCAAATGGCGGGCCTGATCGGCATCAACAATGCCGTAAACGCTGATACCAGAAAGCTGAACGGCACGATGGCTGGCTTCATGGCGCTTCCTGGCCGGCCAGGCGTGTCGGTCCTCGCCTTCAGCGGCCCGGATTGGCGCGACATCAAGGCGATTGCCGATAACTTTGTCCAGTTCGCGCAAGACGGCGAGCGGCGGATGTTGAAGACCTCGGCCTGGCGCGGTGTCGATACACCTATTCTGGACAAGGCCGGGGCGCTGTCCTTTGCCGCGCTCGGTCTTCCCGACCAGGAATTTTCAGGTCGCCGCTTTTCCACAGATTTCACGGTGGGCATGCCAGCCGATTTCTACGCCAACCATTATGGGACCGCGACCATATTGCTGGACGCCGCCTATTCGAGCAAGGTCTTGCCGGGTAGCCAGATCGTGGTGACGGTGAACGGTCATCTGGCGACCACCGTTCCGATCACAGCCAAGGGAGGTGCGGTTCTCCGCCACTATCCGATCCGCGTTACCCTGCGCCATTTTCATCCGGGCGTGAATGTCATCGGGCTGGAAGCCGTGATGATGACCCAGGAAGACAGCGTCTGCGCACCGGGTGAGACAGCGGACAAAACGGCGCGGTTTGCCTTGTTCGGCTCCTCGCAATTCGTCATGCCGCCGATCGCGCATCTGACCCAGGCCCCCGATCTCGCCGCAACGGCGGCTCTCGGCTTTCCCTTTGCGGCGGCAAAGACCCCGACAATGGTTGTTTTGGGCCGGAATGACGATGTGACGCTGGCCGCCGCCGCAACCGTGCTTGGCAAATTTGCCGCATCGGCCCGCCACACCCTTGCTCTCGAAATGGCGTCATCGCCCCCGCGGTTTTCCGGTCGCAATGCGATTTTCATCGGGGCGGCACCGGACCTTCCACCCCAGGCTCTTGCCAATGTACAGCTGAAAGCCAGGGGTGCCGGAGATGGCGATCTTAGCACTGACGTCAAGCTCAAATCCTGGCGCGACAAAATCGATGCGGGAACGGTGATGGAATTTTTTTCCAACGTCGACACCTGGATGAAAGAAACCTTCGATCTCAATCTGGCGACCGTCAGTCTTTGGCCGAGCGCCGAGGCCGCCTATACATTGCCCCAGGCATCCAGTGCATTTCTGTCTCAATCCGTCGATGCCGACGGTGCTATCCTGACGACATTCAGCGCTCCTGATCGCACATTGTTACAAACCGGCGCCGTTGATATCGCCGATCTTCGCAATTGGACCGCGATTTCGGGCCGCGTCAGCGTTTACGACGCCAGGAAACAGGAGATCGTCGTCAATGAGCCGACCAGTGTCAGCCTGTTGTCGATGCAGCCCTTGAGCATCAGCAATATGCGATTGGTCGCGGCAAACTGGCTCTCCGGCAATTTCGTGATCTATGCGGGCGGGCTCGTCCTGTGCGCGATCCTGCTGGGACTTGCCACCAATGCATTGATGGCGCTGCTGGGGCGCGGCCATGGCCCAGACAAGAGTTAA
- the bcsA gene encoding UDP-forming cellulose synthase catalytic subunit — MVFLVRFLLWLICAAAMLALTFLPIDTRTQLVTTFIILIIVSVMRMMRIEGRGRIVFLSLSTAIVLRYVYWRTSSTLPPVNQLENFIPGLLVYLAEMYSVLMLFLSLFVVSMPLPPRKPFRTLAAEELPIVDIFVPSYNEDEALLANTLAAARNLDYPTEKFTVWLLDDGSTEQKRQSTDLLAAKFAEQRYHALQALCSQLGVRYLTRERNEHAKAGNLNNGLDHSSGELIAVFDADHAPARSFLKETVGYFGDDPRLFLVQTPHFFINPDPVERNLNTFNKMPSENEMFYGIIQRGLDKWNAAFFCGSAAVLRREALLETKGFSGLSITEDCETALELHSRGWNSVFVDMPLIAGLQPATFASFIGQRSRWAQGMMQIMRFRFPPLKRGLTLPQRLCYMSSTMFWLFPFPRAIFLMAPLFYLFFDLQIFMGSGGEFMAYTLSYMLVNLMVQNYLYGSFRWPWISELYEYVQSIHLLPAILSVMWDPRRPTFKVTAKDESVTESRLSEISRPFFLIFFILLIAFAVTVYRLYSDPYRFDVTLVVGGWNLVNLIMAGCALGVVSERGERQSSRRVQVSRRCEFSVGGKTYPAMIDDVSVNGASLQIFTRDREIFKRDILGAVTFQPHGTTECAELPVNIRHFQFNGDIVSIGCRYLPETVRHHEFIADLIFANAQQWSLFQQSRRHNPGLLGGAWMFLRLSLTQTLRGLHYLLLLLFSKTKTDAKQEGKQ; from the coding sequence ATGGTGTTTTTAGTCCGCTTCCTGCTCTGGCTGATCTGCGCGGCGGCGATGCTGGCCCTGACATTTCTGCCCATCGACACCCGAACGCAGCTGGTGACGACATTCATCATTCTCATCATCGTTTCGGTGATGAGAATGATGCGGATCGAAGGACGCGGCCGCATTGTTTTTCTGTCGCTCTCGACAGCCATTGTGCTTCGTTATGTCTATTGGCGCACCAGCAGTACCTTGCCGCCGGTCAACCAGCTTGAAAATTTCATCCCCGGCCTGCTTGTCTATCTGGCAGAGATGTACAGCGTCCTGATGCTGTTTCTCAGCCTGTTCGTGGTGTCCATGCCGCTACCGCCGCGCAAGCCTTTTCGCACGCTTGCCGCTGAAGAACTGCCAATCGTCGATATCTTCGTGCCAAGCTATAACGAAGACGAAGCCTTGCTGGCCAATACGCTGGCTGCGGCCCGCAATCTCGATTATCCGACTGAAAAATTCACCGTTTGGCTGCTGGATGACGGTTCGACGGAGCAGAAGCGTCAATCCACCGACCTGCTGGCAGCAAAATTCGCCGAGCAGCGTTATCATGCGCTCCAGGCGCTCTGTAGCCAGCTTGGCGTGCGCTATCTGACACGCGAGCGCAACGAGCATGCAAAGGCTGGCAATCTCAACAATGGCCTCGACCATTCCAGCGGAGAACTGATCGCCGTTTTCGACGCCGACCACGCTCCGGCCCGCAGCTTTCTGAAGGAAACCGTCGGCTATTTCGGGGATGACCCGCGTCTTTTCCTGGTCCAGACGCCGCATTTCTTCATCAACCCGGACCCGGTCGAGCGGAACCTCAATACGTTCAACAAGATGCCGAGCGAGAACGAAATGTTCTACGGCATTATCCAGCGCGGCCTCGACAAATGGAACGCGGCATTTTTCTGCGGATCAGCCGCCGTGCTGCGCCGCGAAGCGCTGCTTGAAACCAAAGGCTTCAGCGGACTTTCGATCACAGAGGATTGCGAAACCGCGCTTGAACTGCATTCGCGCGGCTGGAACAGTGTTTTCGTCGACATGCCACTGATCGCCGGGCTGCAACCGGCCACCTTTGCCAGCTTTATCGGCCAGCGCAGCCGCTGGGCTCAGGGCATGATGCAGATCATGCGGTTCCGTTTTCCGCCACTCAAGCGCGGCCTGACCCTGCCGCAGCGGCTCTGCTACATGTCATCAACGATGTTCTGGCTGTTTCCCTTTCCCCGGGCAATCTTCCTGATGGCGCCGCTGTTCTATCTGTTTTTCGATCTACAGATTTTCATGGGCTCGGGTGGTGAGTTCATGGCCTATACGCTGTCCTATATGCTCGTGAACCTGATGGTTCAGAACTACCTCTATGGTTCCTTCCGCTGGCCATGGATTTCAGAGCTTTACGAATATGTGCAATCGATCCATCTGCTGCCAGCGATCCTCTCTGTAATGTGGGACCCACGGCGACCGACCTTCAAGGTCACCGCCAAGGATGAAAGCGTGACGGAAAGCCGTCTGTCGGAAATCAGCCGGCCGTTTTTCCTGATCTTCTTCATCCTGCTGATCGCCTTTGCGGTAACGGTCTACAGGCTTTACAGCGATCCCTATCGGTTTGACGTGACATTGGTGGTCGGTGGCTGGAACCTGGTCAATCTGATCATGGCCGGATGCGCCCTGGGCGTGGTCTCGGAGCGGGGAGAGCGGCAGTCGTCGCGTCGTGTGCAGGTCAGCCGGCGCTGCGAGTTTTCCGTGGGTGGAAAAACCTATCCGGCAATGATCGACGATGTCTCGGTCAATGGTGCCAGCCTGCAAATTTTCACCCGCGACCGCGAAATCTTCAAACGGGACATTTTGGGCGCGGTGACCTTTCAACCGCATGGCACGACGGAATGTGCCGAACTGCCGGTCAATATCCGTCATTTCCAGTTCAATGGCGATATCGTCTCGATTGGCTGCCGCTATCTACCGGAAACCGTGCGCCACCATGAATTCATCGCCGATCTGATCTTTGCCAATGCCCAACAGTGGAGCCTGTTTCAACAGTCGCGGCGCCACAACCCTGGCCTTTTGGGTGGAGCCTGGATGTTCCTGCGCCTGTCCCTGACGCAGACACTGCGTGGCTTGCATTATCTGCTTCTGCTGTTGTTTTCGAAGACCAAAACCGATGCAAAGCAGGAGGGCAAACAGTGA
- the bcsN gene encoding cellulose biosynthesis protein BcsN — protein MILDRPILAGLVRSTLCSSALVLMAFLSACAGNPVRLNDETRALSADQAMLLPPPGDFSIVGVTQKRFSNAVQQEIALSTNSTVPGQNVVQVRFYGTENPNRYGDNALSSASLTDARINSEMRGTLPGLAMTRAPYVVQNDFGPFGYAVGRSSGNDLCLYAWQQLRARQGHRGPFVDGGTIQIRMRLCDRQASEQQLLSLMYGFTLAGTVDSPGWNPYGGPPPLDARLGASSAPIYPPATPILPVPAASAVTPAQLSTDRRTPRPAQTNAATSQSAAPGSVTSNPRPLPAGTQGTIVPSPGQIGGAHPAVPSPPRSGATSPLPSTQAIRPGSTVPSPACIGATSAQSGATQAGQCP, from the coding sequence ATGATTCTAGACCGACCGATTCTAGCGGGACTGGTGCGGAGCACCCTCTGCTCGTCCGCTCTTGTTCTTATGGCCTTTTTGTCTGCCTGTGCCGGCAATCCGGTGCGGCTGAACGACGAAACGCGGGCGCTCTCCGCCGACCAGGCCATGCTTTTACCGCCGCCGGGCGATTTCTCCATCGTCGGCGTCACGCAAAAGCGCTTCAGCAATGCGGTGCAGCAGGAAATTGCCCTGTCGACCAATTCGACGGTTCCGGGACAAAATGTCGTGCAAGTGCGGTTTTACGGAACGGAAAATCCCAATCGCTACGGCGACAACGCCCTCTCCTCGGCCTCATTGACCGACGCCCGGATCAATTCGGAAATGCGCGGCACCCTGCCGGGCCTCGCCATGACCCGTGCGCCTTACGTGGTGCAGAATGATTTCGGGCCTTTCGGCTATGCGGTGGGCCGCTCCAGCGGCAATGATCTCTGCCTTTATGCCTGGCAGCAATTGCGCGCCCGGCAGGGCCACCGTGGTCCCTTCGTCGATGGCGGAACCATTCAGATCCGCATGCGCCTTTGTGACAGGCAGGCAAGCGAACAACAGCTTCTATCGCTGATGTATGGCTTTACCCTTGCTGGCACCGTCGACAGCCCTGGCTGGAACCCTTACGGCGGCCCTCCCCCGCTCGACGCCCGCCTGGGCGCTAGCAGCGCTCCTATCTATCCTCCGGCCACGCCCATTCTGCCGGTCCCGGCGGCCTCAGCTGTCACTCCGGCTCAACTTTCGACCGATCGCCGCACGCCGCGTCCGGCCCAGACAAATGCGGCGACATCACAGTCCGCCGCTCCTGGTTCGGTGACATCCAATCCCCGGCCATTGCCGGCGGGTACACAAGGCACGATCGTTCCGTCACCCGGCCAGATCGGTGGCGCTCATCCAGCGGTGCCTTCGCCACCCAGATCGGGCGCGACAAGCCCGTTGCCGTCCACGCAGGCCATAAGACCCGGTTCTACCGTACCATCGCCCGCCTGCATTGGCGCAACTTCGGCCCAATCTGGAGCGACCCAAGCTGGACAATGCCCATGA